The genomic DNA TTTGGCCTTATTTGAGTTTCAGAAATACGATAATCTAATAATCTTCTCTGCTTTTTTAATTCTGTTCTCCATTAATGGCGCCCAAAGCCTGTGCCGTTTTCACTTGTGCTTTCCTTCTTGTACTGATTTCATCTCATGGGATCATGTTCACTACTGGAAGGAAGCTGCATGCAGATCAGAAAGAGAATATTAATGGCTGTGAGAACTGTGCTGCCAGTGCCATGCATGAGAATACTGCGAGATCTATAATGCATGAGAATGGCGGCGACGACCACCGCCTGTTagcagaggaagaaggaagCTTTCAGCCCATCTCATCCACCGGTGGTGGTGGAAACACAGTCCAGGCTGCAAGACCAAATGGGCACAGTCCTGGAGTTGGCCATTCTATTGGAACAAAAGGCACTGGTCCAAAAGTATAGATCAATCAATCAGCTAGCTAGCTAGACTTTCCAGTTTCAAAAGTATAATTTGCTGTGTGTTGTGACTTGTGATCagttacatatatacacacagacacGCGcataatttatgtttatgtttatatttatatatttagttatatattatatagtaatAACTTATGTATGTATGCCTGGCTTTCcttgtgtttttttctttttgtcaagtATCTGGCTTCATTTTCATCAATCTGTAATCCTTCGTAAAATTGCATCTGcgctctgtttttttttttttgttaattataatTAGGCAAACAGTGCCAAACGGATCTAGAAGAACCTACTATATATAGAAATAGAATGAGGACTTTGATCTATATCTCCCATTTGGTATCAGcctttcattaaaaataaataaataaataaaaaccatgttaagatatgtatgtatattgaTAAGACATGTTaagatattatttaaatataacatcacaaacttataattttcacgtgaatttgcatttcaatttaAAGTAAATCAAAGAACTGCAACTACAAAATTGATTAAGAAGTTATTAGaaagttttatattaaatagatttaaatttaaagtaaatCAAAGAACTGCAACTACAAAATTGATTAAGAAGTTattagaaaattttatattaaatagattttcttttgGTACGTAGGAGCATTAAATAGATTTTGAAATTGATAATCTTGCTCGTGATTTCTCAATCTTTTGGCAGGCGGGCTTGATGAATTAGATTTTGGCCCAATCTTAAGCAAGTCCCATTTTAATGGGTTTGGCCCAAACCCTAGTCGACCTGCCCAATGCTGAGATTGGCTTTATTGGGACtgtttaagaaagtaataaataataaataaacagaTACGGTTAATCCTGATATAAACAGAATTATTATTCTTACATAATCCTCATAAGAATATTAAATAAGAAACAATTATCTGTCACtatcatttatatttacaaGAAATTATTAACTTAACTTGGTTTAGATTTTTGCTAAATTAACTTGTttacttatataaaaatattattttataaagaaagaGAAGTTTAGTAGTGGATAAACACAAGCGTGTCACTAACCTATCTACGTTATAATCTAAACACGATCCAAACGCGTCAACACAACTAATTATAAAAATCCCTCTTGCAGTTGATTTGGTGTTTTCGAAAGCTGTCATTTTTAGCTTTCAATTGGAATCGAATAAATTTAAAAGGcgaataaattttattataatcgATAgcttataatttgattttagtttgtatAATAATAAATGGAAACTTAAGGGCTTGAGTGGGACTAGTGGCGCATCATCATCTTTTATCAATTATCACTAAAGGGGGCGcagcaggcaggcaggcaggagAATAATATTACTGTCACAGGGAAGACGCCCCCCCCGGGGGGCGGGGGGGTTCGGTTTTAAGCCACGCTAAGgctattcttctttttattcttatgaTGATTATTATTCTCCCTTTTATTATGTTGTCATTTAATCCcgaaatgaaattattattttttataaagtatgatattaaaaattttaagagtttCCTTGGAGTTGAGATGATGAGTTTACAgccattaattatattaaatatatttaactatAAAACATTTGTTCATAAAGAGATGACGCCATACAGACATGACACAGCACGCACACAGCAGCTCTTTATAAAATTCCGTCTCTTGGGAATTTCATCGGCCGGTATTCTGTCGCAGGCAAGACCTGCTTGCTTCGCCTCGCCCATGAAAAAGCATAGCAACACAGCTGCTCCTGCGTTAGCTTCTTCTCCTCCGCTGCTTTTCGTTCTAACCGAATTCCAGTACCCAAGCAAGAAGAACAGGCATGCCGGCTGCTAACCTCCTCAATCTCTCTCCTTCACTCTCATTCCCCGATAATGCCTTGCGGAGAGGACTCGCCGCCAAACCCTACAACAAATCCTCCCTTTCCGCTCGCTTTATTAGATCGTCCATGTCGATCCCCCCCGCCGCCGCGGCGGTGGTGGCGGATCAGTCGAAGTCGATACCGGCGCAGCTGCGGGTGAATATTTATTCGGAGTCGTTGCCGTTCATCCAGAAGTTCAGGGGGAAGACGATCGTGGTCAAGTACGGAGGGGCGGCTATGAAATCGGAGTCGCTCCAATCGTCGGTGATCACGGACCTGGTCCTGCTCTCTTGCGTAGGGCTTCGGATCGTTTTCGTCCATGGAGGCGGGCCCGAGATAAACCAGTGGTTGGGCCGGCTTGGGATTGAGCCCAATTTCCTCAACGGCCTGCGTGTCACCGACGCCTCCACCATGGAGATTGTGTCCATGGTTTTGGTCGGCAAGGTCAACAAGCATCTCGTCTCTCTCATCAACAAGGCCGGTGCCACCGCCGTCGGCCTCTCCGGCATCGATGGCCGCCTCCTCACAGCCCGGCCCTCTCCCAACTCGGCTCAGTTAGGGTTCGTCGGCGAGGTTGCCAGCGTGGATCCTTCTGTCCTTCGCCCCCTCATCGAGAACAATCACATCCCGGTCATTGCCTCTGTGGCAGCCGACGGCGCGGGGCAGTCGTACAACATCAATGCTGACACGGTGGCCGGGGAGTTGGCGGCCGCTTTGGGGGCGGAGAAGCTGATTCTGTTGACAGATGTGGCTGGAATTCTCGAGAATAGGGATGACCCGGGCAGTTTAGTGAAGCGGATTGACATCAAAGGGGTGAAGACGATGATGGAGGATGGGAAAATTGCCGGAGGAATGATACCTAAGGTGAACTGCTGTGTTAGATCAATTGCTCAAGGGGTTCGTACTGCGAGTATAATTGATGGGCGCCTACCCCATTCATTACTGCTTGAGATTCTTACTGACCAAGGTGCTGGAACAATGATCGCagggtaaaaagaaagaaaaacaatggtGCCAAACCTAAGTTAAATATGATCGAAAGCAACTAAAGGCTATTAATTTGATGGCATTGATGTCAAAGAATTTGGTATCTGTGTCTGTATGTTTATTATTGCTATTTAACTCTGTGTTAGATCTTTGGTTTACTCCAAATCAGTGCTATTGTCTGTTACTCTTGTTTACCTGCTGTGTTATGAAATAACTAATATAGTGTTTCTGCACTTGGGGTTGAATTTGTGCTTGCAGTTAAGTAGCTAATGTGATGGCTACTAGCTTAGCTTGATTTGCTAGCATTTCAAAACTTCCTCTTGTTTGGAACCAAAGTGTTCAatataaagaagtaaaaaggATGGAGTTTTGAAGCAATACAGTTTCCTCTTCACTTCagatttgaaatcaaatttggAATGAGAACAAATTCCCACCACATAAGCACACACAACTCCCATTTTGCAAAAAAGTGGTTGAATGTTGAGAAAGAGAACTTTGTTGTggaaaattttgtaataaaactGGAGCTGCCCATCAATTTTACCATATTGACTTTTAATATCTCTTGGAGCTGCCCTGCTCAGTTGAAACCTTGAAGGTGTCCAGCTTTATGTGGCCTACCAGGATATGCATATTTTCTATTTGAGATAATAACATAACTTGACCAACATATTACAGATCTTAAGGAAAAGGTGTTTGAATTATTGTCTAACCTGCACAACATATTGTTGACCCCTACAGCCTATGAGGTATGAGCACTCTGAAATGGGTGGCATATGCAGTATAACATGTATTAGACTGCAATCTCATTGGTGATCACACAAGACGACTTCAGTGTCCAAAGGTGATCACGTGAATGGCAATATGTGTTAAACATGTCATATACACACCACATGATTTGTCCAAGTGGTGATGACTTAGATTGAAATTGGAAGTTGGAAGTTTTGCACGATTATTCTATTTGTTTATCTGTTTGTATGAACAGTAAGTGTTGATTGGTGCCTAAATTAggattaatttcttttttatttgagacttcatttatttttgatagATAATCTGTTAAATATTGACTTTGCATGTTTGGTACATGGTGTTATAATGATTTATAATTGAGCAATATAGAGTTACTCTCTGTTGTTATGCAGtactttaaaatttgaattaaatccTTTCCTTCATTATTAGATTCATGCTGTAATTTTAGTGGCTTTTTTTGAATTACTTTATAGATTTAGCTGGCATAATAGACAAATGtgaactttcttttttttttgttctgcACTGTGTTCATACCCTCATTTTTTGTCCCCAAACTACATCTAATTCATGTGTTTGTAGTCTTATTTGTGCTTCTTAGCTTGGAGTTGACTTTCAAAATAGACTATCAGTTTTCGTAATTAATGTTACTACAAAATTGTCCTTGTTTGCAGCCAACTATTTGTGCTGTCAGTTTTGTTGTCGTTAATGTCAATATTGCGAGAGTCAAATATCGTGAGAGAAGCTTACTCATAGCAAGATTTGTTATCTTGTGGTCTGGGGAGGTTTAGGGATTAGGAATTTATTTTTGTCCAGCATTTCATTAGGTGGAGGGAGCTTATGGAGTACGCTGAGAAGTACAATTACCCAAATGGGGTGGATTTATGGGCTTGTTTGGGCCCTTATCACAAGAGGAGCCTTAGGAAGAGTATTATGAAGGttgggcctttttttttttttttttgtaataatattttgcCAGATTTAGATATTTTGAGGCAACGAGGGTTACAAGGTTCTTTTTGGTTCAATGATTGGTATGGCTGTAGACTGCTGTGTATGATGTTACAGGTTTTGTTCAATTTAGCCATGGACAAGTTAGTGGTTGCAAGTGATGTTATGCTTAGGAGCACTCTTGACAACTCAATCAATGTTTCCTAAtgccaattctctcaactcCTCACCCGAAATCAATCCAACCAAcagaaacacaagacaaaaaacaagaacagaatttaaatgaaagaaaaccAGAAACAATCAAGACACAAACCAAACAATAGGCGCAAGatatatcctggttcggattgctttaaagcaaccctacatccagccttcaaacaccccAAGAGCAGTCTTCTTATTACCAAGGATGATCAATACAACAACTTGAGAAAACCTCCTATTCTCGAGTACAATCAACACTCACTCTCCAAGATTACAAGGCAGTCTTGAACACCAGCCTTTCTCTCTAAATGAATGTTCACTTGGtacaatagaatagaatagtAAAATCTATCCCCTTactctctatttataataggagGCAGAACCCCAATGAAGACTTTcaaatatttacagtttacaCCCCAAACTTATCactaattacagtttgggttacaacttctatttaataccTCATTGGCCCTCAAAAAACACTGCTATAACtgattttatttaacctatactctagacaacatTTTAACAAGTGATGATTTCTCTTATATCTTGGGAAATTTAGTTTGGTCCCTACGTTCAGGCAAAGTCTTTTGACTGTTAATACGAGTCCTTGATAGGAGCGTTTGatcttttgaaaaatcattctaGAGTGGGGTGGTGGAAGGATAGATGGTTTGGAAGCTGTCTGGTGATGAAGCCTTTactattcactttttttttttatggccTTTACATGGTTGTCGAATGGGAAGTGAAATGAGAATCAGTTTTGGAATAAGAAGTGAAAAacatgaaagaaaatatatagagagaaagaaaaacatcaaaattgaaaagaatcGTGTAAAAATTTTAGTGGAagtattatgaaaaaattgtaaactaaatgcaaacTTTAGAAAGTCTTATTAAAAATAGTCCAATAAATGCCCATAAAAGAATAGtctaataaatattttactaaatcataatttatatttcataaaaacataaagaaaaacaataataaaatgagCAATTCAAgttcttaaataatatttgtggAGTTCTTTGCAAGTTTTTATTGAGATTTTAGAAGTGTCTTGTTGGCATTCTTAATGTATCTGTTTCTCTGAAGTTTTCTATATGTTCTCAAGTTTCTGGAaagtttctttaaaattttttaccAGGTTTCATACTTGTCCCAAAGATGTGATTCTATAAAAAGCCATTTCTCCatccattttaaattttatggtaACTATGTGCTCTTTGTGACAAACATAGCGTGAAAATCCCTTGGAAGTAGTTTTATAGAAATAAAGCTATGTTATGGAAAATTATTTCTagttttccatctctaattttctataaaatctctagtttttcattttctatagaaaatttggaaaatgcatTAAGATTTTATGCACATAGACTAGTTTCTAATCTGGAAAAATAGaacatatgtttaaaaaaagagagatgttttaatttcttttgtgtaacttgtgttagagaaggagatgaagatttgtggaaaatttttggaaaactgtgttttccaaatctccaaactGACAAGGAAAActtagaaaactcattttagtatttttccaagtttagttcaattttggaaaaccaTGTTTTCAGaatctccattttccatttgggaattttttgtatttgagtaagttttttagttttccattttttgtGGAGTAATTTTATAGAAAACCGGGACTGTTTTCACAGCTAAACGGCCCCTAGATCTTTTTGACTTTTCTAAATGTGCTGAAAGCTATAATGTCATAGCACCTTAGGGGCGCTTATTCAGTGATGCCAAATTTGATGATTGTTCTTTTTGGCTTAGTAGAGCTTGTGTTCCCGAATATGAGATAGTTCTGAGCTTGGAAATCTCTCCTCTGTCCCTTTTTAACTATGTGGCTTGTTTGAGAGAGGAATATAGAAACTTTTTGGAGAATCTTTTTTGTCTTATGGAATAGGAAGGAGTATTTTTCATCTTGTAAGTCATTTTTTGTGCTTTGTGGATGATCTGTTTTGGTGCTTTTCTTGGTAGCTTTTTCCTTGTTTGGTTTTTAACCTCTGTGATCCTTTAATTACGTttgtatttatgtatatatatatacatataaagagATATTCCTTTTTGTAATAGCAAGATACCAAGAAAGGCATATGCTCTGGATAGAAATAAGTAGCAAGCTAAAATTCAGGTAGCTAATCCCACGTAGTAGGATCTAGGCGTGATGTGTTGGTGTTCTCTTTTACATATCCAGTTCGCCCAAATCTGGTGCCCGTCTCCTAGTTCCCTTCTTCCCCCACCCCTAATTTCTCCTCTCTCTAGTCTCTCTTAGCCTTGTGCACCTATTTCTCCTTCCTTTCTCTGTATCTGGAGCCTAGTGGAGGCGTAGATGGCATCACTGATGCCAAACAAGCCGCACAGTCCAGCAAAGGTAGGGAGAATGGCACTGTGAGAAGGTTGCTAACATTGGCCCTGCTGTGCATTGATCGCACCAAGCCCCAACCCTTTTTCTTCAAATGTTAATCTTTTTCTCCTTTCACTTTGAATTTTCTAATCAATAGGCAGAACTGTTTCAAGAGTTTTATGCATCTTTCAGGCTCTCACCTTCCAGTCTCCTTGATTTACAtttgtttagttgttttgatTCATTAGAATTGTAATAAGGGCTGTTATCTGTGTCTGTATGCTGTGGTCCGTGCCCCTCTTTTAATAatggaattatttttttagtcatttttttacttaattgtCCTTGCCTGATACCCCAATGAGCCGTTGTTGCATTTTGGAATGTGGAAGGAAGTAGTAACGGTGATTATAAATATGaaacaaattcaattttaccgCAATATGTTTAGTGTTTTGTGCTCTGCTTCTTTTTTGGGCTAAAGAAGTGTTATagtgaaaaatcattttttggggttgttttccttcttttacttggtattttaatatttttcataacgGTACCACTTTTTAGGATCCAGTGCGCTTTCAATCAAGAGGTTCTCCAATTTTGTTTATCAGTAACCCAGCCTTGCAACTCTTGCATGGGTCCAGACAATTTCCCTTTGATGTAGACACTCAGAATGCTAAATATCATAGTATTCCAGTTAAATTATACAACGATTCTTTGGACATTAGAGGCACTGGATTACCTACAACATAGCCTGGCCGGCTaagaagagggagaagggaGTTGGAGTTATGGCTTTTCATGGTAGTCTGAAGATTGAAGTTTAGACCTCCGAGGATTTTGGATATGGCTTGAATTTCAATTGGCACTTAGCTTAAAATTCTTGGATTTTATCCCACCAATTCCCTTAGTTTTTTTGGGAACATTTGAGCTTTatttctttgtgtttttttttttttaactaattgatGGAGAGGAAAGGATAGTTTCGAAATCTGGTGTCAGTTCTGAATTTTGTGGAGAATCTGTGTAGGTGGTTGTAGGCAATGTCTTTGGTTCGCTTGGAGGGAGACTTGAGTTGTGCAATTTTTGCATGGTAAACTAAACTCATTAAGCTATACTTCTAGAATTTTTAATGAATCTTTTGCCAATTGCCAAGAAAGAGAGAAACTTGACTACTTTGAAGTTTGAACATGTGATAGGTGTTTTCATGATGGGTGGGGCATGTTCTACTTTAGATATTGTTTTGAGTtggatagtgtttgttaattaagatatagatcgaaaaaaatgggatataaaaaatatttcgaataaaaatattttttattgtgtttgttaaatttatttaaaaagaaatcaagtgatttcttattttagacttcttagataaatt from Diospyros lotus cultivar Yz01 chromosome 4, ASM1463336v1, whole genome shotgun sequence includes the following:
- the LOC127800768 gene encoding acetylglutamate kinase, chloroplastic, which translates into the protein MPAANLLNLSPSLSFPDNALRRGLAAKPYNKSSLSARFIRSSMSIPPAAAAVVADQSKSIPAQLRVNIYSESLPFIQKFRGKTIVVKYGGAAMKSESLQSSVITDLVLLSCVGLRIVFVHGGGPEINQWLGRLGIEPNFLNGLRVTDASTMEIVSMVLVGKVNKHLVSLINKAGATAVGLSGIDGRLLTARPSPNSAQLGFVGEVASVDPSVLRPLIENNHIPVIASVAADGAGQSYNINADTVAGELAAALGAEKLILLTDVAGILENRDDPGSLVKRIDIKGVKTMMEDGKIAGGMIPKVNCCVRSIAQGVRTASIIDGRLPHSLLLEILTDQGAGTMIAG